Genomic segment of Sphingopyxis lindanitolerans:
GCGAGGCCGACCCGTCGGACCCGCGCTATCTGGCGGCGTTCGAGGCGATCGACGCCGACCCGAACCAGCGCCTGATCGCGGCCGAGCTGGACGGCCGCATCGTCGGGACCATGCAACTGAGCTTCCTACCGGGGCTTTCCTTCATCGGAAGCTGGCGCGGACTGATCGAGGCGGTGCGCATCGCCGCCGATCTGCGCGGGCAAAGACTCGGCGAGCAGATGATCCTGTGGGCGGTTGAGCAATGCCGTGCGCGCGATTGCAAGCTTGTCCAGCTCACTTCGTCGGCTACACGCACCGACGCGCATCGCTTTTACGCCCGGCTCGGCTTTGTGCAGAGTCATGTCGGCATGAAATTGCATTTGAGGGATTGAAGATGGCAGGCAAGTTTTTCGACGAGTGGCAGATCGGCGAGACGCTGGCCCACGACATCCGCCGCACGGTGACCGAGACCGACAATCTGCTGTTCACGGTGATGACGCACAATCCGCAGCCCTTGCACCTCGATGTCGAGGCGGCGAAGGCATCGGAATTCGGGCGGATTCTCGTCAACGGGACCTTCACTTTCAGCCTGATGGTCGGGCTGTCGGTCGGCGACACGACGCTCGGCACGCTCGTCGCGAACCTGGGGTATGACAAGCTCGTCATGCCGAAGCCGGTGTTCATCGGCGATACGCTGCGCGCCGAGACCGAGATCATCGGCCTGAAAGAGTCCAGGTCGCGGCCCAATGCGGGTATCGTCACTTTCCTGCACCGCTGCATCAACCAGCGGGCCGAGATCGTCTGCCAGTGCGAACGCTCGGCGCTGATCAAGAAGAAGGACGTCTGATGCGCCTCCGTTCATTGCTCTTCGTCCCCGGCGACCGCCCCGAACGCTTCGCCAAGGCCGCCGCGTCGGGCGCCGATGCGATCATCCTCGACCTGGAGGATTCGGTGGCGCTTGCGAACAAGGACGCCGCGCGCGCCGCGGTGGCCGAATATCTGCTGGGCGACCGCGAGGTCGTGACGCTGGTGCGGGTCAACCCGCTCGACGGGCATATGACCGCCGCCGACGTCGCTGCCATCGCGGCGGCGCGGCCCGATGCGATCATGCTCCCCAAGGCCGAGGGCGCATCGAGCGTCGCGCAACTGGATACCATATTGCGCAGCGAAACCGCGCGCGATGCGTCGCTGCCGCCGATCCTGCCGATCGCGACCGAAACCCCGGCGGCGATCTTCACGCTCGGCAGCTATCGCGAGGCGAAGGATCGCCTGCTCGGGCTCACCTGGGGCGCCGAAGACCTGCCCGCCGCGATCGGTGCAACAGCGAGCCGGCACGAAGACGGCAGCTATACATCGCCCTATGAGGTCGCGCGCGCGCTCACGCTGTTCGCGGCGCATGGCGCGGGGGTCGCGGCGATCGATACGGTGTTTCCGGCGATCAAGGACGCGGCGGGGCTCGCCGCCTATGCCGCGCGCGCGCGCCGCGACGGGTTCACCGGCATGATGGCGATCCATCCGTCGCAGGTCGCGCCGATCAACGCGGCCTTCACCCCCGCCGCCGAAGAGGTCGTGCGCGCGCAGGCGATCGTCGATGCCTTCGCCGCCAATCCGGGCGTCGGGGTGTTGCAGATCGACGGCAAGATGGTCGATGCGCCGCATCTCAAGCAGGCGCAGCACATCTTGTCGCTGGCGGATTAAGGCGCGCTTCGCTTCTTCCGCCCGAACGGCCGGTGCCGCTTCATCCAGCCTTTGCCGCGATTCCAGCTTTTTTTCAGCCCGCGCTGGGCGAAACCCTCGAACATCGCGTCAGGGCTTGCGGGGTCGAGCAATTCATTGTCGGCGATGAAGTCGTCGAGCGGGCCGGGGCTGACGAGATCGAGCAATTCGAGCGTGCGCCCGTTGCCCTGCAACGCCTCGATCGTCGCGATCAGCGATCCGGTGCGCGCAAATTCGCGCGCCACATCGGCGGCCTCGACCCCCAGATGTTCGGCAATCAGCGATTCGCGCAGCCGCGCGATCGCCGGTCCGGCATCGCGGTTGGCGGGCAATGCGGCGTCGATCGTCACATCGCATTCGCTGTCGAGCCCCATCGACCGATTGTTCATGTTCGACGACCCGACACGGATCAGCCGGTCATCGACCACCGCCGTCTTGGCATGGACATAGATCGCTTCGCCCGCCGCGGTCCGCGGAACATAGATACGCAGCCGATCGCCATGCCGCGCCTTGGCGATCGCGCGCACCAGCTTGACCCGGGCGCCGTCCATCGCCTTTTGTTCCAGCCAGCCGTCGGCGGTTTCGGGCATGACCACGACAAATTCGGGCGGGTCATCCTCCTCCAGCCGTTCGGCGATCGCCGCCGCGA
This window contains:
- a CDS encoding GNAT family N-acetyltransferase, whose translation is MSGLILRDAMAADLPAILAMLAGDVIPPGREADPSDPRYLAAFEAIDADPNQRLIAAELDGRIVGTMQLSFLPGLSFIGSWRGLIEAVRIAADLRGQRLGEQMILWAVEQCRARDCKLVQLTSSATRTDAHRFYARLGFVQSHVGMKLHLRD
- a CDS encoding MaoC family dehydratase, with translation MAGKFFDEWQIGETLAHDIRRTVTETDNLLFTVMTHNPQPLHLDVEAAKASEFGRILVNGTFTFSLMVGLSVGDTTLGTLVANLGYDKLVMPKPVFIGDTLRAETEIIGLKESRSRPNAGIVTFLHRCINQRAEIVCQCERSALIKKKDV
- a CDS encoding HpcH/HpaI aldolase/citrate lyase family protein, producing the protein MRLRSLLFVPGDRPERFAKAAASGADAIILDLEDSVALANKDAARAAVAEYLLGDREVVTLVRVNPLDGHMTAADVAAIAAARPDAIMLPKAEGASSVAQLDTILRSETARDASLPPILPIATETPAAIFTLGSYREAKDRLLGLTWGAEDLPAAIGATASRHEDGSYTSPYEVARALTLFAAHGAGVAAIDTVFPAIKDAAGLAAYAARARRDGFTGMMAIHPSQVAPINAAFTPAAEEVVRAQAIVDAFAANPGVGVLQIDGKMVDAPHLKQAQHILSLAD